One segment of Chelmon rostratus isolate fCheRos1 chromosome 17, fCheRos1.pri, whole genome shotgun sequence DNA contains the following:
- the tfap4 gene encoding transcription factor AP-4 isoform X2: MEYFMVPAQKVPSLQHFRKTEKEVIGGLCSLANIPLTPETARDQERRIRREIANSNERRRMQSINAGFQSLKTLIPHSDGEKLSKAAILQQTAEYIFTLEQEKTRLLQQNSQLKRIIQELSGSSPKRRRAEEKDEGIGSPDILEEEKTEDLRREMIELRQQLEKERSVRMMLEDQVLAPATPPAPTHHATVIVPAPVQPPLPHHVTVVTMGPASVINTVSTSRQNLDTIVQAIQHIEGTQGKGCAGEEEQRRAVIVTSGRVLSDAAGSDTASNSDGPDDCSLP, encoded by the exons ATGGAGTATTTCATGGTACCAGCTCAGAAGGTGCCCTCCTTGCAACATTTCAGGAAAACGGAGAAAGAAGTAATCGGAGGTCTTTGCAG TCTGGCCAACATTCCTCTGACCCCAGAAACAGCCCGGGACCAAGAGAGGCGAATTCGCAGAGAGATTGCCAACAGCAACGAGCGTCGGCGTATGCAGAGCATCAATGCTGGATTCCAGTCACTTAAAACACTCATCCCACACAGCGATGGAGAGAAGCTCAGTAAG GCTGCCATCCTGCAACAGACAGCGGAGTACATTTTCACTTTGGAGCAGGAGAAGACGCGGCTATTGCAGCAGAACAGTCAGCTCAAACGAATCATACAA GAGTTAAGTGGCTCCTCCCCAAAGAGGAGGCGTGCGGAGGAGAAAGACGAAGGGATTGGCTCGCCAGACATCCTGGAAGAGGAGAAGACCGAGGACTTGAGGAGGGAGATGATTgagctgaggcagcagctggagaaagagcGCTCGGTCAGGATGATGCTGGAAGATCAG GTTTTGGCCCCAGCTACCCCCCCTGCCCCGACACACCACGCCACAGTCATCGTCCCTGCACCTGTCCAGCCTCCCCTGCCCCATCATGTCACCGTGGTAACCATGGGCCCGGCATCCGTAATCAATACAGTGTCCACATCTCGACAGAACCTGGACACCATAGTTCAA gCAATCCAGCACATCGAGGGCACCCAGGGGAAGGGCTGCGCTGGCGAGGAAGAGCAGCGGAGGGCGGTCATAGTCACTTCAGGCCGCGTGCTCTCCGACGCGGCGGGCTCAGACACGGCCTCAAACAGCGACGGGCCCGACGACTGCTCGCTGCCCTGA
- the tfap4 gene encoding transcription factor AP-4 isoform X1 gives MEYFMVPAQKVPSLQHFRKTEKEVIGGLCSLANIPLTPETARDQERRIRREIANSNERRRMQSINAGFQSLKTLIPHSDGEKLSKAAILQQTAEYIFTLEQEKTRLLQQNSQLKRIIQELSGSSPKRRRAEEKDEGIGSPDILEEEKTEDLRREMIELRQQLEKERSVRMMLEDQMRSLDAQMYPEKLKAIAQQVQDQQAQTQSLVHLQQHKQLERDLTPAHSPQVLAPATPPAPTHHATVIVPAPVQPPLPHHVTVVTMGPASVINTVSTSRQNLDTIVQAIQHIEGTQGKGCAGEEEQRRAVIVTSGRVLSDAAGSDTASNSDGPDDCSLP, from the exons ATGGAGTATTTCATGGTACCAGCTCAGAAGGTGCCCTCCTTGCAACATTTCAGGAAAACGGAGAAAGAAGTAATCGGAGGTCTTTGCAG TCTGGCCAACATTCCTCTGACCCCAGAAACAGCCCGGGACCAAGAGAGGCGAATTCGCAGAGAGATTGCCAACAGCAACGAGCGTCGGCGTATGCAGAGCATCAATGCTGGATTCCAGTCACTTAAAACACTCATCCCACACAGCGATGGAGAGAAGCTCAGTAAG GCTGCCATCCTGCAACAGACAGCGGAGTACATTTTCACTTTGGAGCAGGAGAAGACGCGGCTATTGCAGCAGAACAGTCAGCTCAAACGAATCATACAA GAGTTAAGTGGCTCCTCCCCAAAGAGGAGGCGTGCGGAGGAGAAAGACGAAGGGATTGGCTCGCCAGACATCCTGGAAGAGGAGAAGACCGAGGACTTGAGGAGGGAGATGATTgagctgaggcagcagctggagaaagagcGCTCGGTCAGGATGATGCTGGAAGATCAG ATGCGTTCGCTGGACGCCCAGATGTACCCAGAGAAACTGAAGGCGATCGCCCAGCAGGTCCAGGATCAGCAGGCCCAAACACAGAGCCTtgttcatctgcagcagcacaagcagCTGGAGAGGGACCTCACTCCAGCCCACAGCCCACAG GTTTTGGCCCCAGCTACCCCCCCTGCCCCGACACACCACGCCACAGTCATCGTCCCTGCACCTGTCCAGCCTCCCCTGCCCCATCATGTCACCGTGGTAACCATGGGCCCGGCATCCGTAATCAATACAGTGTCCACATCTCGACAGAACCTGGACACCATAGTTCAA gCAATCCAGCACATCGAGGGCACCCAGGGGAAGGGCTGCGCTGGCGAGGAAGAGCAGCGGAGGGCGGTCATAGTCACTTCAGGCCGCGTGCTCTCCGACGCGGCGGGCTCAGACACGGCCTCAAACAGCGACGGGCCCGACGACTGCTCGCTGCCCTGA